Proteins encoded by one window of Collimonas fungivorans:
- a CDS encoding fatty acid desaturase, protein MKRIERTSTEGDMSILNSDTQCSDTVGSSIASGDGLESRMGRLINGGHSLLAILYVIFYFICERLSGMVYGPALIAERLFKWSKLVYAAPTIALISASALTTYGAAHGMALAADYGPLALFAAALMWLILLAVVSFSYFTMTAQLPSLDAIQARVEKAWPQRWYARHLAKPVDAHYILIIIANSLVMWPALAALLWPGGSAVCGVVYYVIALMTISRSHEELDHNDIHNHFFNVRHMKPGAAKVVVWLTGKYLRLILNPLCSRIPHFYRVHHVYMHHVENNSINDLQTTAYLDRTSFIDFCTHSLRLAISNSFGVDLYRYLDERGAKKHTRLLLLGLGGWFLGIALIAVYSPFAAVIILLVHFLGAVPGAISTYIWHGFIDNAHCDDVYRNTINAVSPPGTAVFGSLHLRHHLKGGEHWTRQYQLSQEDKDKCERNGALLLRPMRGPLLLRALWTGSFDLIADYVVSIGAEPKDKERTSALLKERTRPLVVRPRSPAWQRLDQTLGGVVSRYVMLGAGD, encoded by the coding sequence ATGAAACGCATTGAAAGAACGTCAACAGAGGGCGATATGAGCATACTTAATTCAGATACACAATGTAGTGACACTGTAGGGAGTTCTATCGCGAGTGGCGATGGCCTCGAAAGCCGCATGGGCCGCTTGATAAATGGGGGGCATAGCCTCTTGGCCATACTATACGTCATTTTCTATTTCATCTGCGAGCGCTTATCGGGGATGGTATATGGTCCAGCGCTGATCGCGGAACGACTCTTTAAATGGAGCAAATTGGTATACGCAGCGCCGACCATCGCGCTCATTTCGGCCTCAGCGCTGACGACCTATGGCGCAGCGCACGGCATGGCGCTTGCCGCAGATTACGGGCCATTGGCGCTGTTCGCCGCCGCATTGATGTGGCTGATTTTGCTCGCTGTGGTCAGCTTCTCCTATTTTACAATGACAGCGCAGTTGCCCTCGCTCGACGCGATTCAGGCGCGCGTAGAAAAGGCATGGCCACAACGCTGGTATGCGCGGCACTTGGCCAAGCCCGTGGACGCACACTACATTTTGATCATCATTGCGAACTCCCTAGTAATGTGGCCGGCGCTTGCGGCTTTGCTATGGCCAGGTGGGTCGGCGGTATGTGGCGTGGTGTACTACGTAATTGCACTAATGACTATATCTCGCTCACACGAAGAGCTAGACCATAACGATATACACAATCACTTCTTCAACGTACGACACATGAAGCCCGGTGCGGCCAAGGTGGTTGTGTGGTTAACCGGAAAGTATTTGCGATTGATCTTAAATCCGCTTTGCAGCAGGATCCCCCATTTCTACCGCGTACACCACGTGTATATGCATCATGTTGAAAATAATAGCATTAACGATCTGCAGACGACCGCCTACCTAGATCGAACCAGCTTTATCGACTTTTGCACCCACTCATTAAGACTCGCCATTAGCAACAGCTTTGGCGTGGATCTCTATCGCTACTTAGACGAGCGTGGAGCCAAAAAGCATACGCGCTTACTACTGTTAGGGTTGGGCGGGTGGTTTCTGGGAATCGCTCTGATCGCGGTCTATAGTCCATTTGCTGCAGTGATCATTCTCCTCGTTCATTTTCTAGGGGCCGTTCCAGGCGCCATCAGCACTTATATCTGGCACGGATTCATTGATAACGCACATTGCGACGACGTCTATCGCAATACGATCAATGCGGTCTCCCCCCCCGGCACCGCTGTATTTGGCTCATTGCACCTTAGGCATCACCTGAAAGGCGGCGAGCACTGGACTCGTCAGTACCAGTTATCGCAAGAAGATAAAGACAAATGTGAACGCAATGGTGCGCTACTACTGCGGCCAATGCGTGGCCCTCTTTTGCTCCGAGCGTTATGGACAGGAAGTTTCGATCTGATTGCCGATTATGTTGTATCCATTGGCGCCGAGCCGAAGGACAAGGAGCGTACAAGCGCTCTCCTGAAGGAAAGAACCAGGCCGTTAGTGGTCAGGCCAAGATCCCCTGCCTGGCAAAGGCTAGATCAGACGCTCGGAGGAGTAGTTTCCAGATACGTCATGCTCGGGGCAGGAGATTGA
- a CDS encoding transposase: protein MAQLERLGRRAIEVAFDGGKLVSEGGVLLLLQVNRRIGLTDAVARVFADT from the coding sequence ATTGCACAATTAGAACGGCTCGGACGCCGCGCCATAGAAGTGGCCTTCGACGGCGGCAAGCTCGTCAGCGAAGGCGGAGTTCTGTTGCTTCTCCAGGTCAACCGGCGCATTGGCTTGACCGACGCCGTCGCGCGCGTGTTCGCCGATACCTGA
- the dpgA gene encoding 3,5-dihydroxyphenylacetyl-CoA synthase DpgA, whose protein sequence is MPHKHVTASSRIGFSLNIVFLSNNAFKNACPTMSEKLPVSVADGGRRASIVGVGTANPKNSFTQDEVLEAFGIEDRRIRLMFRNSAIGRRHLILPPKSVSGQYLNETQGDLLRKHSDCALEIGAKAILSSVQSAQATLADIHYLCCVTTTGFLTPGLSALMCKKLGLNSNCGRLDIVGMGCNAGLNGLNAVASWSLANPGRLAIMLCVEICSAAYFVDGSMETAVVNSLFGDGAGAVALTTAGDFDATRLWGKTTNRRDFDRNGVTCPEVIRFASCVVSDTIDGMKFVWDDEHNKFNFMLAQDVPYIVGANVEAVIDRLLGEAGLRRSEVAHWVVHSGGKKVIDTVKINLGLTTHDLRHTTSVLRDYGNMSSGSFLFSFERLMQEECVRHGDFGVMMTMGPGTTIETALLRW, encoded by the coding sequence ATGCCACATAAGCATGTGACTGCCTCAAGTCGCATTGGATTTTCCCTTAACATAGTTTTTTTATCAAATAACGCATTTAAAAATGCCTGCCCAACGATGAGCGAAAAATTACCTGTATCAGTAGCAGACGGAGGTAGGCGAGCGTCAATAGTAGGAGTTGGGACTGCCAATCCAAAAAACTCATTCACACAGGACGAGGTGCTTGAGGCGTTCGGCATTGAGGACCGGCGAATCCGACTAATGTTTCGAAATAGTGCAATCGGACGGCGGCACCTTATCTTGCCGCCAAAATCGGTGAGTGGTCAGTATTTAAATGAAACACAGGGCGATTTACTTAGAAAGCACAGTGACTGCGCCTTGGAAATTGGCGCTAAGGCAATCCTTTCAAGCGTGCAGAGCGCTCAGGCGACACTCGCTGATATTCACTATCTATGCTGTGTAACTACTACTGGCTTTTTGACTCCGGGATTGAGCGCCTTGATGTGCAAGAAACTCGGCCTGAACTCGAATTGCGGTCGTCTTGATATTGTAGGTATGGGCTGCAATGCCGGACTAAACGGGCTAAATGCGGTCGCCTCCTGGAGTCTGGCGAATCCTGGCAGGCTGGCGATCATGCTGTGCGTTGAGATATGTTCGGCTGCGTACTTTGTCGATGGCAGCATGGAAACAGCCGTCGTCAACAGTTTGTTTGGGGATGGTGCAGGTGCCGTGGCGCTGACTACTGCAGGTGATTTTGACGCTACTCGTTTATGGGGCAAAACAACGAATAGGCGCGATTTCGACCGCAACGGCGTCACTTGTCCGGAGGTGATCAGATTTGCGAGTTGTGTTGTCTCAGACACGATCGATGGAATGAAGTTTGTTTGGGATGACGAACACAATAAGTTCAATTTCATGCTCGCTCAAGATGTTCCCTATATCGTTGGTGCCAACGTGGAAGCTGTGATCGATAGATTACTTGGGGAAGCCGGATTGCGCCGCAGTGAAGTTGCGCATTGGGTTGTGCACTCTGGTGGCAAAAAGGTAATCGACACTGTCAAGATAAACCTTGGCCTTACAACCCATGATCTACGTCACACCACCAGCGTATTGCGCGACTATGGAAATATGTCGAGCGGATCCTTTCTTTTCTCATTCGAACGCCTAATGCAGGAAGAATGCGTTCGCCATGGCGATTTTGGAGTCATGATGACAATGGGTCCAGGCACCACAATCGAAACCGCATTGCTACGATGGTAG
- the dpgB gene encoding enoyl-CoA-hydratase DpgB: MHTNNPTLVPLGRTVNYVDLDLSFGLSETLIATIHHACDQIEGEGCEGVLTIHLKGNGCADITTNPGDPVEVHRVNAWNRALRRIERVEATTISVVEESVNSLGLAVLLTTDFRVACVGVEFGLNYSGGGIMPDMTLFRLVNQAGTAATRQLCLFSSKISAVEAEQLRLIDKISENTAACVERFLRERDVMDAANHCVRRRLISEACTASYEDAIGRHLAASDRFLRNIKP, encoded by the coding sequence TTGCATACTAATAACCCAACTCTAGTGCCCTTGGGCCGCACCGTCAACTACGTTGACCTAGATCTTTCGTTCGGATTGTCGGAAACCCTGATCGCGACCATTCATCACGCGTGTGATCAAATCGAAGGCGAGGGGTGCGAAGGAGTCTTGACAATCCATCTCAAAGGCAACGGTTGTGCGGATATCACCACAAATCCTGGTGACCCAGTCGAGGTCCACAGAGTAAACGCATGGAATCGTGCTTTACGTCGTATTGAGCGGGTTGAAGCGACGACAATTTCGGTGGTTGAGGAAAGTGTCAATAGCCTGGGATTGGCTGTCTTATTGACCACTGACTTTCGGGTTGCTTGCGTTGGAGTCGAATTTGGCTTGAACTACTCAGGAGGGGGTATCATGCCCGACATGACTCTATTTCGATTAGTCAATCAAGCCGGCACCGCTGCGACTCGTCAATTGTGTCTATTTTCTTCCAAGATTTCCGCGGTCGAGGCCGAGCAGTTGCGCCTGATAGACAAAATCTCTGAGAACACGGCCGCGTGTGTGGAGAGATTTCTCAGGGAGCGCGACGTGATGGACGCGGCCAATCATTGTGTCCGGCGTCGACTGATCAGCGAAGCATGCACCGCCAGCTACGAAGATGCAATTGGCCGGCATTTGGCCGCGTCTGATCGTTTCTTGCGAAACATCAAGCCTTAA
- a CDS encoding transposase, translating into MTHSVRDLLAQRIYGLRCGWEGVCDHNVLRRELALQTVVPHRRTDVGATLSGLERAPTPAHTAVLCNMLLDQFTAGNSPAPTELILDVDTTHVPLNGAKEKVHFHSYYDNYCYLPLYTFYGQNLLACVLRPSSSDLANMLGALNKLPVQRLRKGPAGIATLL; encoded by the coding sequence ATTACCCACAGCGTGCGCGACTTGCTCGCGCAACGCATCTACGGATTGCGTTGCGGCTGGGAAGGCGTGTGCGACCACAATGTGCTGCGCCGCGAGCTCGCCTTGCAAACGGTCGTGCCGCATCGGCGAACTGACGTCGGCGCTACCCTGAGCGGCCTGGAGCGTGCGCCCACACCGGCCCATACGGCTGTCCTGTGCAATATGTTGCTCGATCAATTCACCGCCGGCAATTCCCCGGCGCCAACGGAATTGATCCTCGACGTTGACACCACTCACGTCCCCTTGAATGGTGCCAAGGAGAAGGTACATTTCCATAGCTATTACGATAACTATTGCTATCTGCCGTTGTACACATTTTACGGGCAGAACCTGCTGGCTTGCGTATTGCGCCCTTCCAGCAGCGATCTCGCCAACATGCTCGGCGCCTTGAACAAGCTGCCGGTGCAGCGCCTGCGCAAGGGACCTGCTGGCATCGCAACACTGCTCTAG